AAAGAATTGTGGAGCATCTCTAAATCTTCAAGATCAAATTAGGATATTTATTCGGGTTCCCACAGGTCAAGCATAACTGATCCTTAATGTCAATATATAAATATCTAAAATCAAAAATAGAAAGTATGGCCAAATAACTACCACCGTTAAACAGATGTTTATTTTACTGGTCACTTAACACTCTTTACAGAAGTTAGCAGAAAATTCCTCTACAATAACGAACTAGTGAATCATAAAATCATCCTCACTTCCGCGAATtaggtattccccccccccccccccccttcttcttcagtgttttactGACAGTCATACCCAACAACATCCTCGTAAACATAAGGTTGCACGTATATAAAAAAAAACCACTTTTCATAGTGTGTTAAAGTGAATAACATTACTATCCAAAAATAATACACATGGAAATGGCCAATTAGATAAAGTTTTATTATATACAAAAAATTTTGAtaagcaatttctgtaatttgtttGATTTTCTGGGTTAGTTgcacatttaaaacaaattttcacctggttaaaaaaaaagagagagagacagttgaAACACACTAACTCAACCCATTACGTAAAGTTGTGCAGCAAAAATAAAGGAGAGAGAAGAACTGGTAATTACTGCAGCAGCTATCTTTGTTATGAAATATTGATATTCTGCATTGAAACTGCGTCACATGTTTTCTGTGTTGACAAGAGAATCATTATTGCCAGAATTTTCTTAACCacagaagaaattaacaaaatGAGCTGGGTAGGAAATAAGTCACCTCAGGAGATTTTAAAGTAAAAAAAGATGTAGAAGAAACTTGAGCAACATCTACTGTACCAAAATAATCATCTCAAGTAAGTTTACATCAAACTTACAGTGTTCATAAAAAAAACTTACACGAACTTTCAAATAGGCCACTGTGTTGGAATATTGTTACTCAGATCATATGATATTAAAGTGGTGGCAAAGATGTTATAACAGTGGCCATGTTCACATTCCCTTGAAGATAAGACAATGTATAGTGAAATTTTTGTTAGAAGAGAAAGAACAAGAACAAAGGAACTTCTACCTGTTGAAGAACCACTTAAGAAATATAGGGCAGAAAGAAATACAGGAAATGAGGAGGAGGTATGAATGTAACAAATAACAGCTCGACAAATGGAACTAAATTACTGAAAACAGATGTGCTTAGTGATTAACTGCAAGAACCAACAAACACAATTCAAGCAGTGCACAAGGAATAGAAACAAGGTGAGATAACTACTTTGTTTATTGTATTAGAAACTGAAACACGTTGATTTTTCAAGACTAACTGGTACATTTACTGCTAGACCTGTCCATATTCTCTAACGATGTACTCTCATGGACAAAATACAATGTCTCATTCTTATCATTCAGAAAGAGCTGTAGCAATACATTACACTTTCTATGCATGTGTGAATTTTATAAGATGGAAATGGCTGAAGATGTGAACATGCAATGGAAATAATAACATAGGTGACAACAGCATCATGAGAGATGAGAGGAAATTTATGGAGTATACTCAAAGGAAATGTTTGATAATTTCCACAACTTATGAATGACACAGGAGAGAGACACAAATAGAAAATAATTGGAGTAAATGAACACAAAATGAAATCATACATAAACACAAAATAGGACCAGCTTGAATAACAATAAAAAGGAATCTCacacaaaacagaaataacatgGCATCTGGGCAACCAAAAAGGAGATCAGAGGGCAAAATCTGATCACAGATAACAAAGAGGTAGTGacaggatgaaacacaaaaacatgtACTGTTATAATGAAGAAAGGTAGGCAGACAGGAAGGAAAATGGACAAAAAGTGAAGAAGAGAACAACATCAAAACCTAGAGGCAGATGGGAGCATGAATGTGGATGGGTAAACGGCTGAACAATTGAACATAGAGAATAAATCACGTCAAACTGACTGAGAAGAGGCTAGATAGGAGAAGAGCCCTGAAACAAATTATATGAATGCTATAGTGTTGAAAAGAATAATGAAAGACGAAAGGGGCTGATGATACTAATGTAAAAGTTATGGTCATGGAGCCTATAAGATACAAGTAGGACCTGCAAGACAATTTCCAATAGTTTATATTCTGTGGCTGGCAGCATATGTGACAATTCGGAAGATTCAAAGTAGCAAGTGCTGAAGCCTTCTCATGTCATATTGGACAGGCTATCAATATTGCCCAATAATTCTCTACTAACTGCTCATCTGCATATCATCCACATCACCAATCATCCACAATCAAGTTCTTGACCCCCCTTTTCTTCTCTCTACcttcttttcttcattttatttctgaAGCTATAGTCACTCTCTTGTTGCAATTAACTGTCTCATTATtcactttttccattttttgtccatcattgtaattttttatacattttgttcaactatttattttctttgcaaattctcattttttaaaataataatatctggaactGTACTGTTATTTCTTTACTATCCCCCATCTTCCCAAATTTCATTCATCACCTAAGTTTTTGCATGAAATTTGCCTTGTAATGGGTACTCCATGACTAAACAGTTAAATTCCTAACCACTGAATTTTCACATATTATTATATCTGTTACCTGACAACCAATATTTTATCAAGGTCTCCAACCAGTGACCCAGTCTTTGAGTTTTCTCTATTTGGAGTCTGTCCTGTTATTTTGTTACttactgctccccctcccccccccccctctctctctctctctctctctctctctctctctctgtcactctcaGCATAATTCTAGTTCCTCACAAGGGTCAAGCGGAACTGCTGAACTGAAATAACCACGTTCAATTGTGCTGTAGCCCATTATAGTCTACTTGGAGAATATTGTGCACTCTCAACATGCAGTTTTTGCGACTTGATATAGTCAATatttaaagattttttatttatattgtggTAACAAACTATTTTTAACATAATTAAAATTTGAACAATATATGAAAAGGATTGCTACCAATTCCATATTTTTTAATGGGAACAGAGCAGATAGTAGCTGCAACGAAACTGTTAGCCTATGTACGCTTAAAAGTATCAAAATAAATGTGTGAAATTAAACTGTTACcaaaataaatgagaaaaatgtctaaaaaaccaaatacaaattctatattcaaatctataaatattctgccatgtttcgacTATACGTTGTACAACTTGGCTGAAATTTTCTTCATCCTGTCCACCAACAATGTCCACTTGAATTAAAAGTCACTATTTCATCCAGAAGAGACTTTTTGTAACATTCATAATTTTTGTTCAGATGAGGCAAAGTGAAAGTACAATGGACAGAAGTCTAAATTAATATTGTCAAATAGACTATAATGATAGTCACAAGTATAAGAATCTTTTTACATTATACATCCAAGTAACTGGTTCCTTCATGACACAATTTATACATATATACAAAAACCACATATCATCCATGTCACATAGCCACTAACATTCCCTGAGAAGTGAGAAGCGATAAATGCCTTTCAAAAGCCAGCTGCACTTATGAAAGTATGTCATAAATGGTTTGTTACCATATTACAAACATTCAAAGTCATCAGTCTTCATTACTAAAAAGAAAGATACAACAGCTAAATCATACTTTTGATGTAACAGTCACAGCTTAGGACGCAAATGGGAgccataaaattaaaaacaaaatggaaGACACTCAATCACAAATGATTTTTTCCCCCATTTTAAGTACAATGAGTGGTGCAATTCCTTCAGTGTCTCTTTTTCTTTCCCACGAAGTTTCAGTCCCCAAACTTCGTAGTTACCACAACCGTTCTCTGTGGCAATAATCTCTATAGTGAACTACACTGTGCAACTCACTAAACTGCTACCACAGTTCAAATAGGAAGGAACACAAAAAGATATGTAGGGGAGTGCAAAAACACTATTAAAAGACTGGGTGGAATATGAATGACAAACTGCATGTACTGGTATACAAATCTGGTATTTACAAGACACAAAAACATTAACTCTTGATTTATGGAACAACACGGAAATCATTTAATTTACACATGAAGTTCATGTGTTTGAAGATAAATGTATGAAATACAATTGATATGACAGTTTTCTAGATACGTATCTAGTGTTTCACAAAACTGCTAAGTAAAACAAACCAGTTGTTTTCAAATACATTCTCAAACtttaaacaaaaataaagagaTTTTCACCATCTTTTTTCAAAGAGAACTGCAAATGTCTAAGCTCAACACGGTTAGTGATTTTGCCCTCTGTAAATAAACAAAGATACAACTGTGACGTACTGTAAATCAGTACGAATATTCTGTAAAACACCAGACAAAATTTACGGACAGACATCATGTTCTAATTTCTACAATGTTTAAATTAATATGATAAGTTGTTTAACATGGCAATTAAACAGAATATTAATATCACTTTTACAGACCAATGGGATCCATATTGCTTTCGTTGATCACTGTTCCAGGTTGAAACAGTGGGATTATCTTTCTTACACCACACACGCATATTCACAACGGATGTGCTGGTATTTTTACCATTCAAATACACAATCCAAAATGGCAACACACTGTGAACTACTCCACACAATCCAAACGCTCATTTTGGAACAAAAAATGATTGATTTGGACCAAGAGTCTGATTGCTCATCTGACTTCTAGTGTTGGTAGCATACAACTGTTGCTGAAAATTATGGAACTGTTGGGCATAATTAGGATCAGCTGTTGTAGGACCCATGAATGGAGAATTCTTGAAATTGTTTGCTTGTCCCATTGAAGGTGGTAATGGCTGACTTGCATCTGGTGCACCACCTAACCCCATAGGTGAGGACTTTGGTCCAGGAACAAATACCTGTGAGCCAGGGCCCGGACCCGGCACAAATGGATGTTCACCACCGGGACAAGGCCCAACTCCCAGCATTCCACCACTCATCCTCATCATTCCACTTGGACGCAGGCCTCCACGCAGTGGGACTGCTCCCATTCCTGGCCCTCCATGGCCCACAACCATTCCACCTGACATTGGTAGATTCACACCAACAACAGGACTACTGGGACCGACTACTGGGCCACCTACATTTCCACAGCCAGGGCCAGAATGGGGCACATTGCCCATTCGCACTCCATTACCATTTGGTTGACCAGTTCCAGGAAAATACTGCAGGTTATGGACAGGAACACTGCCATCTAAGCTGGATAGAGGATTGGCAAATCGCTGCAGGAAGTCAAGACTCGGTGGTCCTCTCGGCCCTGGGGCTCCTGTCTGTGGCTTTGCTGGTAAGTACTGTATCGTATTAGGGGTACTTGCTTTTACCTGAACATTTGTGTGACCATACGTTCCTGGAGCTGGGGGTCTTCCAGGAGCACGTTGTGGGCAGGGATTTCCCATGTAAGGAGAAGGTCCCCTTGGTGGACCTAACCCCAACATGTTGCCAGACTTGGGAGAACCAACAGTTCCAGGATGCTGCACACTGCACGGAACTGCTCCTCCTTGCCCTGAAACACCACTGGGGCTATATGAGTGTGGTGGCACACCTTGCACTTGGAGACTCACAAAACCCCCACCAGGTCCACCATCCTGGCAAGGTCCCACATCTCCAGGATGGGCCGGTGACTGCTGAAAACCCATCACACCCGGTCCGCCTACCATTACAGGATTCTGTGGATTTGGTGAGTTTGACACACTGCTCGTCAACTGCTGACTCATTTGCGCCATTGACGTGATAGGGTCAAAGTGAGCCATCTTACCATCACAAGAAACACTGCCACTCACATTTGGATTCAGAGGCACATTTTCTGATCGCAGACATGGGAAGTTGCCTCCAGTTGTTGGTGAAATGTCAACAGGTGGTCCTCCACCAGATGGCGAAACATCTAAAAAGTGAGATGTCACTTTTACACCACCCACACCCGGCTGTGCCTGTTGTGGTACAAATCCTGGTACCTGGCTACACATTGATGGAGAACTTCCTGGTGGTCCATTGGGATTCTGAAACCTTAGCGCACCCATTCCATCATTCAATGGACTGGAGCTAAGGAAATGTGCTCCATCCTCAGGCCGCGGTGCTTTCACAGGTCCATCCATTCCTGGTGTTCGACGTGGAGCCTTGTTATCAGATCCTGGCGTGTGTGGACTTGGTAAAGGAAATCTAGTATCACCAGAACCACTTGGATACCTTAACTCCACAGACGTTGGTGTAAGAGGAGTGGCAGGCCCAGACATACGAGTGTTCATATCTGAGGACGAGCCTTGTAAGTTTCCATCCAAATTTGGTGGAGGTAAGctgccaaaataaaataaaaaaacacaggtAATTAATGAAAATAGAGAACAATAGGAGATACACATACTAAAAACTAAACAATTGTGTCCCACATACTGAAAACGAAGtgcaataacagaaataatttgtatttttcttaatgtgGGAAAAGGATTTAGGTAAGCAATTCTGAGTAAAATCCCGTACACCCTATTCATATATTACATGTCAATGGTTtggtacatttatactctgcagtcTATTCAGAATAAATTTCAGTTTATTCTAATACATAATCTATTAAATTACGATTTTCTGCTACATCGATAATACGTCTAAAGTGTGCAACTCTGACATGCTTACATGACACTATAACACAATGAACCACTTGTGAAGACTAATGGTAACTCTCATCCAAGTGGTAGCGAGTTATAAAAACCAAGCTGAGAAACATCCGCAGTTTGGTGAGTTACAATGTATCTCTCATTTTTTAAAATCAAATTCCAATTTCAACGAAGCTATTCTTGCTATTAAAATAGTAACTAGTCTCACTGCACGAGATTTTGCTCTTACAATCACTATTCTTTGGTCTGATCATCCAGTATCATATTTTTCaacttttgcaatttctttaatactTTAATGAATACTATAGTCCTCCTTACATAGAGCAGATGATGAAGTATCTATTCCGCATTACATTACTGCTTCCTCcctagttttatttctcctgaagtTACTTCACTTCTACAAAAATGTTAAATTTCTGATGTTCGTAGCTGCAGAGTGAAGCAAAAAAGGGGCAAACAGCTTCCTGATGCTTAGTAACTATAAATTCTTGTTCAGATAAAAAGCTTTAACACTACTGTGTTTACAAACATTTGATCCCTTAGTGAGTCATGTCACACATCAGAAGTGTGACAACCTATGAAGAGAATTGGAAAGTTTAAGAAAAcagcctgacacacaatatttatcagCCACATAATATTCCATTTTTAAGTTGCATGGTGGCCTCCCTGGTAATCACTGATTTATACTGTGATTAAATTTCTAAACTCCATAAGGTATTTTGCAGTAACTCAAAATTTAATTTCAGCAGTGATGGACATGTCAACAAAATGTAGTGTAGTTAGTACTTTTCCACATTTATGAGCAGATTGCTTCATTATGGTGGAAAAATGAATTTTGGTGATTAAACAAGCACACTTTTGAGAGCACGAAAGGATTAATACTTAGCGTAGAGGTGACAAGAACACTAAATATACTGGGTTGCACTTCCAAATTAGGACAACAGCTCTTATGGTTTCAGATCAATGTACGTCAGTGTCCACAGCTGTAGGCTCTTGTTTTAAGCATGGGATGATAATATTTAACAGTATTAATGCTGACATGAAAAAGGAGTCTGCTATGTGCATCTGGAAAGACAGGTCTTAGCTGTGGTAAGATATTCTGAGGGAAATCGGGAAATCAGTTGCTTCATAATTTACTGGAAACTATTCAGCTTTTCGTGGCAGCAGAATAGGAGGAAtttcagtttctcccagtgtataaaatgttcaaacaacatTCAGGAAGCAGCCAGTTGGTATcttgtgatttttaaaaaaaatttcattcatcaaaaaaattaaaaacctgtaATCATagactgctgaaagtttttcaaatTAAATCGTCATCAGTTCAAAGATCTCTTGAGAAATTACGTTATCGATCTGACAACACTTCACTCTGCGCACAGTTGGTTGATAATAGTGCAATGCCTGTCTGATTTGTCTTTCACTAGAACCATTCTGCTGAACGGTTACTTCAAGGTGGGCTAACTCAACTGACAAACTTTTAGGGACTGAGATGACATGTGTCCTTATCAATCATGGTACGAAGTATCTCTTCGCCCTCAGtgagatggtgacaactatcagcgtGAAGATACAAAACAGTGAGACTTGGCTTCCCACAAATGGCAAGCCCCAGCAAACCATCAAACTCCTTTTTGACCAACGCATCACAAAGTCCTATTAACAAAGAAAACtcagtcgcaaatttttgcacagtggtaggagtgtgtgtcatgaacaacatactaaaaatcctaacTGGTGAGATGTGATAATTTGGGTGAGGGGCATTAAAAGatcaattttttgtgtgtttctcaAATAACTTGAGAACAGACTTCTAGcagaattttttccaaattttttccagtacaaaattaaactacattaaagttTCTACAAGAACGATCATATTTATTTTTTCTCTAGAATTAACAGTCTCTGTGTTGCAGGGGATGAGAAAGTTACAGATTATTAAAATAATTGTTCTACCAGTAAAaacttaatgtttttctttaaatgaagtgggttaaaaacaaatattaaattcaTGAACTTCTCTTCTCCATAAGTCTGCAAACAAAGATGTGCACATGATTTCCTACTCTATCTACACCAATATATCACAACTGAAacaactacaggatgtttcacaaagttatatggACCCACCATAGcatgccttatgaatcactggtgacacagtgtgcagacgtgcctGGGAAGCGTGTGTAGATGGGCAGTCGGTCAAATTTCAGTAGACATGGGAGTGGCAATCAGCCTAATAACCTTTGATATGTACACACTCTGCCGGAGTTGCAATAGTTGCTCCATCAGGGTGTGTCTTATAGTATACAGCGCATTCCTTTGCGGGGATGGGGCTGTTTTCCATCTCCTTGTGAAATGACAACTTACCTTTTTAATGGTCAATTCACCATGGGCGCAAAATATCTTTGGATTTGACGCTTTTCCTCTTTTTGGCCCCCTAGATGGTTGGTGAAGTGCATTTAGTGTCTCAATCTGTCCCTTTTCATCATTGGGACTCCTTACTGCAGTCTCACAGCCCATTATTTGAGAAAACCTTGGGCTGGTGAGAAAATTTTGAGGCATGTTTCTTTTAAGCTGTCGCAGTACCAAAATCTGTCGCCCCTGTGCCATTCCCTTGCCATGCGTGACAAGGTAAAGGCTGAGTTGCAGCATTGGCAGGATCAAGGCATCATTGCTCTTATTTTATTGAGTCAGTGGGCCACCAGTTTAGTGGTACTTCAGAAGCCCAATGGTGCCACATGCTCTTGTGGTGATTTTAAACAGATGGTCAAAGTGTGATGTGTCGCAAATTCGTATCCCATTCCTCGGCAGACAGAGTTGCTGGCAAAGCTGCTGGGAGGACGAGGGTGGGGAGCAGTATTTTCCTGCCACTGAAATGTGGGATGATTACCTGCAGTAGCCCCCGAACATGGTTTCTTGGACATCCCTCGTCAATAACACCCCCTTTGGGCTTTACCAGTTTAAAGCTTTCCTTTTGGGATCTCGTCTGCACCAGGAATTTACAAACACTATTTGGAACAGCTGATTCAGAATATTCCCTATTGCATCAAGTACCTTGATGACATCTGAGTCACAGCCCTACTCGAGAGGAGAATTTAGGAAACCTTCTGTCAGTTTTCCAAAACCTCCTGGAGAATGGCCTTCATTGCAAACTGGTAAAATGCAGCATTTTCTCCCTGAAGATGCATTTTTCGGGTCATGTGCTTCGTAAAGATGGTCTTGTCCCCAAGGATGACCACATCAAGGCCAATGTCAACATAAAAGCACCCAAAAACCTGAAAGACATTCAGTCTTTTTTTGGGTAAAATTTCATTCCTGAGGCTGTACACATCTGCCAGCCTCTTAACCAGCTTTCTGGTCTGCAGAATGTCAAAGGTCTTTTCAGTCTCTCAGGCAGTGCTTGTGGTGCTGCCTGCTTGGCTTGCTTTATGCTTGGTAAACCTTTCACCCTGGCCTGTGTTGCATCCCAGTACAGCACTAGTGCCGTCCTGTCCCATTTAAACATTGATGGCATTGAACAGCCCTTCACTTATGCATCAAAGATGCGGCACAGAGTAATGATTAGCAGGTGGAAAAGGTACCACTAGCTATTATTTTCGGGGTTAAAAAGTTCCATGTCTTACTGTATAGCACAGGTTTCCTCCTCATAATCAACCAAAAGCCACTTGTTTCCTTACTTGGCCCTCATTTCAAGTTGCACACCAGTTGCAGCAGTGGGTCCTCTTTCTCAGTAACTACTGTTATGACATTGGTCACTGCTCCACCATCCAGTATGCCAATGCTGATGTGCTTTTGTAGTTACCGGTGGGGCGTGATCTGGAGTTCAATCAGCAGGAGACTCTCGTAATGGTGTTGAATGATGTCTTGCCGCAAACCTTGTTGGACTTCCTGCTGACAGCAGGCAAAGTCACAACTGCCATGGTCACTGAGCCACTTTTCTGGAATATTGTTTCGAAAGTCCAGCAGGGTTGGCTGGAGCCCATCTCTTCGGGTGCAGATCAAGTGTAGTGTACATTCTTTCTCCTTCGTGATCAACTTAACATTGTCCAGGAGGGTTCTCATTCTTGCCACAGAGGAGCAATTCGGTCATGTGGCCATTCTCACAGAATTGTGTCCTCGTAAACTCCAGTTGCCGCACTATGACTCATATGAAGGCATCAGTGCAACGTCACATCTACTGGCTGGCGATCGAGCATGACATGGAACATCCAGTGTGTTCCTGCAAGGCTTCTGCACAGAACTAGGCGACCCCAAAGCACCAGTTCTTTATCCTTGGCCAATCCTGGAGCACCCTTGGGACAGTGTGCATGTCAACTACACTGGCCCCTTTTGGGCAGCATGTGGTTGTTGGTGGTCAGTGCATTGTTCCAGTTTCCTGTATGTTGCCAAGCTCTCCTCCGTGTTGTCAACTGCCACAGTTTGCAGGTTGCCAATAATTTTTGTCTTTGTGGCTTTCCCCAAAACCCAGATATCTGACAATGATCAGCAATTGGGGTCACCGCAGTTTTAGCGCCTTTGCATCCACAACGGTATCCAGCATCTGGCTACCGCTCTGTTTCATCTGCCTTCAAATTCGGAGTTGGAGAGTTTCATGTATACATTTAAGACCCAAAAGAACTAGTCTGTGTCCGACCCTTCCCGTGATGGGTGCGGTTTGGCAAAACATTTGAACAGGCACCATCCCCGGGTCTCCTGGATTTGCTTCACCATGAGTTGCATGCTATAGACTACCAAGGATGGCTGTTTTTTTCTTCCTGGGTCTTCTATTTTGGCCAGCTACTTTGGCCAGTGGCATGAGTGACTGCAGGATGTCATAGTGGGCCACGAAGCTCAACAGTAGTTTGTGGTGGATGTTGGCAGGGAGCAGCTGGCCCGCCAAGCACATCAGCTACACTCGCGCCCTCTTGGGACATCACTGCTACAATCTGCTAGACTGCCAGGCAGTAGTTTGGGTCACGATGTTGTTCCAGATGAGGGCTTCCATTTGCAGTGGGGTGCTTCCCTGTTGCAGCCCCTTCCACACACCTGCTGCCCTCCTATGACCTGCAGCAGCAGCCCCCAGTAGAACCCCACCACCTGCTCCTGTCACTGTGGAGCCCATAGATTTTGAGgtccacccccctccctcctcctctgccatctccctccccccaccccttttcATTTATGGAGGTGCCATCCTCTCCACTGTGACTGTCACTGCCGCAGAATCTGTGCCCTTCCGCCCTTCCAGCAGAGCCAGTGGTGCTGGTGTGATAGTGCGGAAACCTGGTGACATGTAGTATGAGCCGACTCGCTGGCAGAGGTGTTTACCTGCAGGAGGCACTAGGTCAGGCAGGTCAGTGCTTGCTCAAAGTTTGACCACCTACCATATTGTCATGTCTTGTGCCAAGTGCTGTCTGCACCATGCCCGAGGTGAGTTCTTCCCATGCTCGGCTCTATGTGGGTTCGGACACTCTGCTTACTGTAGATCAACTCTCATGGCGAGTTTGTTTCCCTCTCAAGGGGTGCACATACTAAGGATACCTTCCTAAAAATTACCATCATCAGGCCGAGCAGATAAAAGGAATGATTAAAACATTGGTGGGCCTTGCTAAAATAATTTGTGAGCCACAGTACTTGGAGGAAAAGCTCTATCATTTATGAATTACTTTTGGATGAAATGGTTGCTGTGGCAAAAAATAAATCGGGCTCAATATCCTCAAAGATCTGAAGCTTCTAGTGGAAAAGAGCCACCGAAAAGGAAAGTTTTCCTATAATTCGTTAAAACAGTCAGTCACATATTGTATCAGATTCCATGTTTAAACtgccaaaaatgtgtgtgaatattaGAAGATTGCAAAGGACTGACACTTGCTGCTTACTATAGCAGAAATATGCTAAATCGCTTTCACGTGCAGTGAAACGTACATAGGAAATTTCAAAAGAAGCACCTCACTTAAAGAAAACAGAAGTAATTGTCGTCTGGGAAacacagatgaatcagcagtgacAGATCAGgggctcgctctctctctctctctctctctctctctctctctctctctctctcacacacacacacacacacacacacacacacacacagtgtccaaACAGCACTTTTTCAATATACACGTAAAATTAGCTATAACAATATTTTAACACTTACGAAGGAGAACTGATGTTGCTTTCCTTCAAGCTTGTGTTTGGTTGCTTCTGAATAGTTAACTCTTGCCCTTCAAAAGTATTGAGGTACTGTATCTGCTGTGGGGATGGTACCGGCATAAGATTTGGCTCCTTAGATGGCACTGAAATAAGGCTTGAATCCTTAGGAGGTTGAGTTGGAatttgctgctgcttctgctgggcAAGTGTTTGAAGTGTTCTGCAGAACATAGTGTCAACTGCAACATACAGACACGAGATGTCACTGAAAGATTTAATTAGCACTAAATGTAAACAGTTATAAAGAACATTATTTTTAGTGCcccccacccccacaaaaaaaaaagcttcacaGGATCAGTGGCTGGCAAACTGGGCTCTCACCCTCAAGTTTTAAGAACAGTTTTCTATTCCTCCGTAAAAATTGTCTCTCAATACATACAGCAAGAGGCTCCTACTAATCCCTACGCACTAGCAACACTAAGCTCAGATTCATCAGCCATAGAATTTTCTGAACACTGCATGAATGTGCATTATCAACTGGAGCTTTTCACAGCAGTGGATAATTTCACATTAAATACATGTACTTCTGATAAGAAATATGTTGGCTGTTTTCCTTATTAATACTTTGAACTCCATAAAAATGCCTGTTTTTCGAAATGAGTAGAGAATGAAGAAGTTACTAtaggggaaaagaaaggaaaataaacacaATATACAAGATAACGTAGGTGAAGCAACTATCAGAGCTACAAGCTGACAAGCACATGTGAAGCATATTCTTCTGTCAGTGGGAACCTAGATCATAGCAAAATCTTTACATAGAAGTTAGTTGATGGATTCCATACCAGGACAATAATTTACCACA
This portion of the Schistocerca serialis cubense isolate TAMUIC-IGC-003099 chromosome 3, iqSchSeri2.2, whole genome shotgun sequence genome encodes:
- the LOC126470205 gene encoding protein BCL9 homolog isoform X2 (The sequence of the model RefSeq protein was modified relative to this genomic sequence to represent the inferred CDS: added 35 bases not found in genome assembly), whose translation is MIKESKDLQRENGSTPIVKTEAATPTGGGPEAEAAAAAAVVAAVAAVVKEEAQAEGCLNGVGVDEAEQVVEKPAEPGPSSQQPTPETNSAPVPDSTTPVVPDCPVKVEEAPVTEKLVPTVPIKTELNGSGSSSSSHDFPVTTAPPSGGGSTPTSTDHCEPGLPMSMGLTTTTGPPPNGIQPLPSNVINKQPGSMEAQYMQQQSQIFVFSTNLANKSADAVLQGQYPSIIAFHCAQPGTKKYLESTCAGNTVSSTVGNSSVTSGSGMGGANSGSSGNNGASNNNNANNSNATSNNNSVTPTNSSTPIVSTSGICTSNNNTATSSTNTNITNAAPSSCSTSVASNNGNNVMIPPCPSSGPVKDTPCLMGGSPTANPMMHHSPSDVQQPSLTGVKVPDENLTPQQRQHREEQLATLRKMHEMLFPGEHQSLMPDGSMLGQPADSVAMQNLVLMPQKNMGATNHVTPTSAAAQLEWHKLQQQFYEERKKKPVMTGVGSPGGAARAASGPALLRSQGPPPPYHPTTRSASVPTALSSPTPGSPNNPTSNLSLPSPRASSGINSPSDSNSRQQFSTGSARLPGAGPSPTGLHNTPLDSPGPSRPLNPSNPGTPLSTHLSPTAVRKEGTDFTGQQQPVDTMFCRTLQTLAQQKQQQIPTQPPKDSSLISVPSKEPNLMPVPSPQQIQYLNTFEGQELTIQKQPNTSLKESNISSPSLPPPNLDGNLQGSSSDMNTRMSGPATPLTPTSVELRYPSGSGDTRFPLPSPHTPGSDNKAPRRTPGMDGPVKAPRPEDGAHFLSSSPLNDGMGALRFQNPNGPPGSSPSMCSQVPGFVPQQAQPGVGGVKVTSHFLDVSPSGGGPPVDISPTTGGNFPCLRSENVPLNPNVSGSVSCDGKMAHFDPITSMAQMSQQLTSSVSNSPNPQNPVMVGGPGVMGFQQSPAHPGDVGPCQDGGPGGGFVSLQVQGVPPHSYSPSGVSGQGGAVPCSVQHPGTVGSPKSGNMLGLGPPRGPSPYMGNPCPQRAPGRPPAPGTYGHTNVQVKASTPNTIQYLPAKPQTGAPGPRGPPSLDFLQRFANPLSSLDGSVPVHNLQYFPGTGQPNGNGVRMGNVPHSGPGCGNVGGPVVGPSSPVVGVNLPMSGGMVVGHGGPGMGAVPLRGGLRPSGMMRMSGGMLGVGPCPGGEHPFVPGPGPGSQVFVPGPKSSPMGLGGAPDASQPLPPSMGQANNFKNSPFMGPTTADPNYAQQFHNFQQQLYATNTRSQMSNQTLGPNQSFFVPK